In the Arachis ipaensis cultivar K30076 chromosome B10, Araip1.1, whole genome shotgun sequence genome, one interval contains:
- the LOC107619920 gene encoding uncharacterized protein LOC107619920, translating into MANTFNIVWSGPKLDGKLDYSLQEGADAAQQRRDQLALSQIHQGVDYTVFGKIANAKSAKETWNTLKLSYKGVDKAQKAKLQSLRREYERYEMSSSETVEQYFTRVTYLVNKMRVYGEDMPDSKVVEKILRTMPMKYDHVVTTILESHDMDSMTIAELQGTMESHISRILEKSEKLTEEALKSRVNFNNVAESNRTQEGRGRGFNFQSRGRGSFRGRGHSNYNQGSYNNFTPPNQGRGGTNFRPVNRGRGRGNFHQERTNFN; encoded by the exons ATGGCAAACACTTTCAATATTGTGTGGTCCGGTCCCAAGTTAGATGGGAAACTTGATTATA GTTTGCAAGAAGGAGCAGATGCTGCTCAACAGAGGAGAGATCAATTGGCGCTATCTCAAATTCATCAAGGAGTAGATTATACGGTGTTTGGCAAAATAGCAAATGCCAAAAGtgcaaaggaaacatggaacACGTTGAAGCTGTCATACAAAGGCgtagataaagctcaaaaagcaAAGCTACAGTCTTTAAGAAGAGAATATGAAAGGTACGAGATGTCAAGCTCAGAAACTGTTGAGCAATATTTTACTCGTGTTACATATCTTGTCAATAAGATGAGAGTCTATGGAGAAGATATGCCCGATAGCAAAGTAGTGGAGAAAATTCTTCGCACCATGCCGATGAAGTATGACCATGTGGTGACTACGATACTAGAGTCACACGATATGGACAGCATGACGATTGCAGAGTTGCAAGGAACCATGGAAAGTCACATCAGTAGAATACTGGAGAAGTCTGAAAAATTAACCGAGGAAGCCCTGAAAAGTCGAGTGAATTTCAACAATGTTGCAGAATCAAACCGTACACAAGAAGGACGAGGTCGTGGTTTTAATTTTCAAAGTAGAGgtagaggaagtttcagaggtagAGGTCatagcaattacaaccaaggaagTTACAATAATTTTACACCACCTAATCAAGGAAGAGGTGGAACGAATTTCAGGCCTGTCAATCGAGGAAGAGGTCGAGGAAATTTTCATCAAGAAAGAACCAATTTCAACTGA